The following are from one region of the Actinopolyspora halophila DSM 43834 genome:
- a CDS encoding MgtC/SapB family protein, translating into MTSSITGLGELPMLVELGTALLLSSLIGLEREVRAKSAGLRTHTLVGVGTALLVLVSKYGFLDTLEWSNVQLGPSRVAAQIVSGIGFIGGGLIFVRRDAVRGLTTAATVWMVAAVGMACGSGLLVLASATTLAHFIVAVGYQYLVTLLRKMMREPQGVRIGYLDGHGVLRNVLTLCTSSGWAVLDLQVEREDSDDRNQRTAVVVLRLRGRRDVTALLDELSALPGVLHVASSEPVENGF; encoded by the coding sequence ATGACCTCCTCGATCACCGGCCTCGGCGAACTGCCGATGCTCGTCGAGCTGGGGACGGCGCTGCTGTTGTCCAGCCTGATCGGGTTGGAGCGCGAGGTCAGGGCCAAAAGCGCCGGTTTGCGCACCCACACTCTCGTCGGTGTGGGGACCGCCCTGCTGGTGCTCGTGTCGAAGTACGGTTTTCTCGACACGTTGGAGTGGTCCAACGTGCAGCTGGGGCCGTCCAGGGTGGCTGCTCAGATCGTGTCGGGGATCGGGTTCATCGGCGGCGGGTTGATTTTCGTGCGCCGGGACGCGGTTCGGGGGCTGACCACGGCGGCGACCGTGTGGATGGTGGCCGCCGTGGGGATGGCCTGTGGCAGCGGCCTGCTGGTGTTGGCGTCGGCGACCACGCTGGCGCATTTCATCGTGGCCGTCGGCTACCAGTACCTGGTGACACTGCTGCGGAAGATGATGCGTGAGCCGCAGGGCGTGCGGATCGGCTATCTGGACGGGCACGGTGTGTTGCGCAATGTGCTGACGTTGTGCACCAGCAGTGGGTGGGCCGTGCTCGATCTGCAGGTCGAGCGCGAGGACAGCGACGACCGCAATCAGCGCACCGCCGTGGTCGTCCTGCGGCTGCGCGGCAGACGCGATGTGACGGCGTTGCTCGACGAGCTGTCCGCTTTGCCCGGTGTGTTGCACGTCGCGTCCAGCGAACCCGTCGAGAACGGTTTCTGA
- a CDS encoding glycosyltransferase family 87 protein has product MAFSVWSELLPFLARAENGGFHVGGDFDVYRWAVHTWLNGGNTVENWAPMRNGEILPWVYPPFGVLPLTVFALPPTTVGVFLMWAADLAAIGTTLYLVVRHRWPSVGPRGALAVAAVVLPGTLWLEPVYSCFAQGQVNLVLMGLVVADCLVPNPRWPRGMLVGIAAATKLMPAAFLLFFLFRKDFRAAVISVVTGVVCTLIGFAIDFESSMDYWFHYGPASSVAGHTLDSNQSVMGMVARWGFDPLVQNGIWAAVCLVLAVVLVRTVGRVDASVAMALTGVFTLLVSPTSWSSHWGWFVPGLLILLGAAVTARSIARFALVVVIVVAARRIPFTMLAHENVPALLWVPQQLAGNAYVVLSIALLLLTGWQASRSRSAGRGSEVGVGEEAVASRG; this is encoded by the coding sequence TTGGCCTTCTCGGTGTGGTCGGAGCTGCTGCCTTTCCTCGCGCGCGCGGAGAACGGGGGCTTCCACGTCGGGGGGGATTTCGATGTTTATCGCTGGGCCGTGCACACCTGGTTGAACGGCGGCAACACCGTCGAGAACTGGGCTCCGATGCGGAACGGCGAGATACTGCCCTGGGTGTATCCCCCGTTCGGGGTGTTGCCGCTGACCGTGTTCGCCTTACCGCCGACCACGGTGGGCGTGTTTTTGATGTGGGCCGCGGACCTGGCGGCCATCGGTACGACGCTCTACCTGGTCGTGCGGCACCGCTGGCCCAGCGTGGGTCCGCGTGGTGCGTTGGCCGTGGCTGCCGTGGTGCTTCCGGGCACCTTGTGGTTGGAGCCCGTCTACTCGTGTTTCGCCCAGGGGCAGGTCAATCTCGTGTTGATGGGGTTGGTCGTCGCTGACTGTCTCGTGCCGAATCCGCGCTGGCCGCGCGGAATGTTGGTGGGCATCGCCGCCGCGACCAAGCTCATGCCCGCGGCTTTCCTGCTGTTCTTCTTGTTCCGCAAGGATTTTCGGGCCGCGGTGATCAGCGTGGTCACCGGGGTGGTGTGCACGCTGATCGGTTTCGCGATCGATTTCGAGTCCTCGATGGATTACTGGTTCCACTACGGCCCGGCTTCTTCCGTGGCGGGTCATACGCTCGACAGCAACCAGTCGGTCATGGGCATGGTCGCCCGTTGGGGTTTCGATCCGCTCGTGCAGAACGGGATCTGGGCGGCTGTGTGCCTCGTGCTGGCCGTGGTGCTCGTACGCACGGTCGGTCGGGTCGACGCGTCGGTGGCGATGGCGTTGACCGGGGTGTTCACGCTGCTGGTGTCGCCGACGTCCTGGTCGAGCCACTGGGGATGGTTCGTGCCCGGGCTGCTGATCCTGCTCGGGGCCGCGGTGACTGCTCGCAGCATCGCCCGGTTCGCGCTCGTGGTGGTGATCGTCGTAGCGGCCAGGAGGATACCGTTTACCATGCTCGCGCACGAGAACGTTCCCGCGCTGCTGTGGGTGCCGCAGCAGCTCGCAGGCAATGCCTACGTCGTTCTCTCGATCGCGCTGTTGCTGCTGACGGGGTGGCAGGCGAGTCGGTCCCGCTCGGCCGGGCGTGGTTCGGAGGTCGGTGTCGGTGAGGAAGCTGTCGCCAGTCGCGGTTGA
- a CDS encoding DUF58 domain-containing protein, with product MRAALRSLELTVRGRLDGLLQGNHLGLVPGPGTEPGEARPYQPGDDVRRMDWAVTARTTEPHIRETIADRELETWVALDLSASLDFGTAACTKRELAIAGMAAVAHLTNGGGNRLGAVVSNGEQFTRHPARGGGDHARALLRRVAETPRPAEGVEGDLTTLVESLRRPPRRRGLAVVISDFLGRVDWQRAMRGLAARHSLLAVEVVDPRDVELPEVGDVLLSDPETGKQREVHTTPVLRREFAAAASAHRERVAAELRRLGGAHLVLRTDSDWIADIVRFVVARKRGWSGGVA from the coding sequence ATGCGTGCCGCGTTGCGCTCTCTCGAGCTGACGGTGCGTGGCAGGCTGGACGGGCTGCTGCAGGGGAATCACCTCGGTCTCGTTCCGGGCCCCGGAACCGAGCCGGGGGAGGCCAGGCCGTATCAGCCCGGCGACGACGTTCGACGGATGGACTGGGCCGTGACGGCCCGCACGACCGAGCCGCACATCCGGGAGACGATCGCCGACCGGGAGTTGGAAACCTGGGTGGCTCTGGACCTTTCCGCGAGTCTGGACTTCGGCACCGCGGCGTGCACCAAGCGCGAGTTGGCGATAGCGGGGATGGCCGCCGTGGCGCATTTGACGAACGGTGGGGGAAACCGTCTCGGGGCCGTGGTCTCCAACGGGGAGCAGTTCACCAGACACCCGGCGCGCGGCGGGGGTGACCACGCGCGCGCCCTGCTGCGACGGGTCGCCGAGACTCCGCGCCCCGCGGAGGGGGTGGAGGGCGATCTCACCACGTTGGTCGAGTCGTTGCGCAGGCCGCCGCGTCGACGTGGGCTGGCCGTGGTGATCTCGGACTTCCTCGGTCGCGTCGACTGGCAGCGGGCCATGCGCGGGTTGGCGGCCAGGCACTCGCTGCTGGCCGTCGAAGTCGTCGACCCGCGTGATGTGGAACTTCCCGAGGTCGGTGACGTCCTGTTGAGCGACCCCGAGACCGGCAAACAGCGCGAGGTGCATACCACGCCGGTGCTGCGCCGTGAGTTCGCCGCGGCGGCCTCCGCGCACCGGGAACGGGTGGCGGCGGAGTTGCGGCGGCTCGGGGGTGCTCACCTGGTTCTGCGCACCGATTCCGACTGGATCGCCGACATTGTCCGGTTCGTCGTCGCGCGCAAGCGCGGATGGTCCGGAGGAGTGGCATGA
- a CDS encoding AAA family ATPase — protein MTDPGQGGSDSAAGAGAAHSADHINTPAKDAQLLERTVFEVKRVIVGQDRLVERVLVGLLAGGHILLEGIPGVAKTLAVETFSSVVGGSFSRLQFTPDLVPADLLGTRIYRQGSEQFDVELGPVMANFVLADEINRAPAKVQSALLEVMAEQHVSLAGNSYPTPRPFQVLATQNPIENEGVYPLPEAQRDRFLFKLLVEYPTAEEEREIVYRMGVRPPEPQTVLTPEELLRLQQVASNVFVHHALVDYVVRLVLATRSPNEHNLSDIAGWVSYGASPRATLGVVGAARALALLRGRDYVLPQDVVDVVPDVFRHRIVLSYDAVADGVPVDHVVNRVLQTVPLPQVSARPQSPAPQYGAAQQGSAPVGTVNYGQPSTGVSNQ, from the coding sequence GTGACCGATCCGGGTCAGGGTGGTAGCGACAGTGCCGCGGGTGCGGGGGCGGCCCACTCGGCGGATCACATCAACACACCCGCCAAGGACGCGCAGCTTCTCGAACGCACCGTGTTCGAGGTCAAGCGCGTGATCGTCGGGCAGGACCGGTTGGTGGAGCGTGTGTTGGTCGGTCTGTTGGCCGGCGGGCACATCCTGCTGGAGGGAATCCCCGGTGTGGCCAAGACCCTGGCGGTGGAAACCTTCTCCTCGGTGGTGGGGGGCAGTTTCTCCCGGTTGCAGTTCACCCCCGACCTGGTCCCGGCCGATCTCCTCGGTACGCGTATCTATCGTCAGGGCAGCGAGCAGTTCGACGTCGAACTGGGGCCCGTGATGGCCAACTTCGTGCTCGCGGACGAGATCAACCGCGCCCCGGCCAAGGTGCAGTCCGCGCTGTTGGAGGTCATGGCCGAGCAGCACGTCTCGTTGGCGGGCAACAGCTACCCCACCCCGCGGCCCTTCCAGGTGCTGGCGACCCAGAACCCGATCGAGAACGAGGGTGTCTACCCGCTTCCGGAAGCCCAGCGCGACCGTTTCCTGTTCAAGCTGTTGGTCGAATACCCGACGGCCGAGGAGGAACGCGAGATCGTCTATCGAATGGGCGTGCGCCCGCCGGAGCCGCAGACCGTGCTCACCCCGGAGGAACTGCTCCGGCTGCAACAGGTCGCCTCCAACGTGTTCGTGCACCACGCCCTGGTCGACTACGTCGTACGTCTGGTGCTGGCCACCCGTTCCCCCAACGAGCACAACCTCTCCGACATCGCGGGATGGGTCTCCTACGGAGCCTCCCCCCGTGCCACGCTCGGCGTCGTCGGAGCGGCCCGCGCTCTGGCGTTGCTGCGGGGCCGTGACTACGTGCTGCCGCAGGACGTGGTCGACGTGGTTCCGGACGTGTTCCGACATCGGATCGTGCTGTCCTACGACGCGGTCGCCGACGGGGTACCCGTCGATCACGTGGTCAACAGGGTGTTGCAAACGGTGCCGCTTCCGCAGGTCTCGGCTCGGCCGCAGTCTCCCGCCCCGCAGTACGGTGCCGCGCAGCAGGGCAGCGCTCCCGTGGGCACCGTGAACTACGGTCAGCCGTCCACCGGCGTCAGTAACCAGTGA
- a CDS encoding VWA domain-containing protein, with protein sequence MSLTGFKAPWWFLLLAVVLVLVAGYLWVQRRRRRSTMRFSNLALLERVAPRKQGWPRHVPMALLGVTLVLLTVGLAGPTSEQRIPRNRATVLLTMDVSLSMKARDVSPSRLRAAKQAAKEFAGKLTPGINLGVISFAGTATVMVMPTTDRPSVKQAIDSLQLSEATATGDGIKASLSAIESFGRMVGGGQGKPPARIVLMADGGQTIPRELDAPRGAYTQAKAAKEAGVPISTISFGTEHGSIEIQGQRQRVEVDDEAMRHIADLSGGDFYKAASAEQLRQVYDTLQEQIGYEIKRADASKPWFVLGTLAAIVAAGAALLVGRRLP encoded by the coding sequence ATGAGCTTGACAGGTTTCAAGGCCCCTTGGTGGTTTCTGCTGCTGGCCGTGGTGCTCGTCCTCGTGGCGGGGTACCTGTGGGTGCAGCGCAGGCGCAGGCGCAGCACGATGCGGTTCAGCAATCTCGCCTTGCTCGAACGGGTGGCTCCGCGCAAGCAGGGCTGGCCGAGGCACGTTCCGATGGCGCTGCTCGGCGTGACGTTGGTGTTGTTGACCGTGGGGCTCGCCGGGCCGACCTCCGAGCAGCGCATTCCGCGCAACCGGGCCACTGTGCTGTTGACGATGGACGTCTCGCTGTCGATGAAGGCCCGTGACGTCAGTCCGAGCAGGTTGCGGGCGGCCAAGCAGGCCGCCAAGGAGTTCGCGGGCAAGCTCACTCCCGGCATCAACCTGGGGGTGATCTCGTTCGCCGGGACGGCCACGGTGATGGTCATGCCGACCACGGATCGTCCGAGCGTGAAGCAGGCCATCGACAGCCTGCAGCTGTCCGAGGCGACCGCCACCGGTGACGGGATCAAGGCTTCGCTTTCGGCCATCGAGTCCTTCGGGCGGATGGTCGGTGGTGGGCAGGGTAAACCGCCTGCGCGGATCGTGTTGATGGCGGACGGGGGCCAGACCATTCCGCGGGAGTTGGACGCGCCCAGAGGGGCCTACACTCAGGCAAAGGCCGCCAAGGAGGCGGGAGTGCCCATTTCGACGATTTCCTTCGGCACCGAGCACGGCAGCATCGAGATCCAGGGCCAGCGCCAGCGGGTGGAGGTCGACGACGAGGCGATGCGCCACATAGCCGACCTGTCCGGAGGGGACTTCTACAAGGCCGCCAGCGCGGAACAACTGCGTCAGGTCTACGACACGCTCCAGGAGCAGATCGGCTACGAGATCAAGCGGGCGGATGCCAGCAAGCCGTGGTTCGTGCTCGGGACTCTCGCGGCCATCGTCGCGGCCGGGGCTGCGCTTCTGGTGGGGCGACGGCTGCCCTGA
- a CDS encoding NAD(P)-dependent alcohol dehydrogenase, with product MRMTRGWAAGEPGSVIRAWDFARHDVGDRDVAVRIRYCGICGSDLDAVRDGDPAAFPLVPGHEIVGEVAEVGADVSRFAVGDQVAVGNIVGSCGRCAACRAGRENWCAQVRLTYGGSDGVGNTTQGGYSSEYVLDEHFVYRLPEGLDPAGVAPLMCAGVTTYSPLRRSGVGKGTVVGVVGLGGLGHVGVKLARALGAEVSVFTTSPGKAETALALGAEDAIVSTDASQMAAQTGRFDFILDTIGASHELAPYFDTLNIDGTLCLVGIPHEALRVDPMNLIVGAKRLAGSGSGGVPETQEMLDLCAEHGITADIEMVTPDRLDEAFDRLAHNDVRHRFVLDLTE from the coding sequence ATGCGCATGACGCGGGGATGGGCCGCAGGCGAGCCGGGCTCAGTGATCCGGGCCTGGGACTTCGCCCGGCACGATGTCGGTGACCGCGACGTGGCCGTGCGGATCCGCTACTGCGGAATCTGCGGTAGTGATCTGGACGCGGTCCGTGATGGCGATCCGGCGGCGTTCCCGCTGGTGCCCGGCCACGAGATCGTCGGCGAGGTCGCCGAGGTGGGGGCGGACGTCTCGCGATTCGCGGTCGGTGACCAGGTCGCGGTCGGCAACATCGTCGGTTCGTGCGGGCGCTGCGCGGCCTGCCGGGCAGGTCGGGAGAACTGGTGCGCCCAGGTGAGGCTGACCTACGGCGGCTCGGACGGGGTCGGTAACACCACCCAGGGGGGTTACTCGTCGGAGTATGTACTCGACGAGCACTTCGTCTACCGACTGCCCGAGGGGCTCGACCCGGCCGGGGTGGCGCCACTGATGTGCGCGGGCGTGACCACCTACTCGCCGCTGCGCCGCTCCGGCGTCGGCAAGGGCACGGTCGTGGGGGTGGTCGGTCTCGGCGGTCTGGGGCACGTCGGGGTGAAGCTGGCTCGGGCGCTGGGTGCCGAGGTCAGCGTGTTCACCACCTCGCCCGGCAAGGCCGAGACCGCGCTGGCCCTCGGCGCTGAGGATGCCATCGTGTCCACCGACGCTTCCCAGATGGCGGCCCAGACCGGCCGGTTCGACTTCATCCTCGACACCATCGGCGCGTCGCACGAACTCGCTCCCTACTTCGACACGCTCAACATCGACGGCACCCTCTGCCTGGTGGGGATCCCGCACGAGGCACTGCGTGTCGACCCGATGAACCTGATCGTCGGGGCCAAGCGCCTCGCCGGCTCCGGCAGCGGCGGAGTACCCGAGACCCAAGAGATGCTCGACCTGTGTGCCGAGCACGGCATCACCGCGGACATCGAGATGGTCACGCCCGACCGCCTCGACGAGGCTTTCGACCGCCTCGCTCACAACGACGTACGCCACCGCTTCGTGCTGGACCTCACCGAATGA
- a CDS encoding FAD-binding and (Fe-S)-binding domain-containing protein, producing the protein MNETIHTAARTPEFAQPLRNSLTGQARFDPGTRALYATDASNYRRVPRGVVFPRDDSDVAATLAVAREYGLPITSRGSGTSVAGNAMGDGLVLDFSKHMNRIEHLDPARRLARVQPGVVLDTLRATAAQHGLTFGPDPSTHSRCTLGGMIGNNSCGTHSVAWGKTVDNVRELDVLLSDGTRLTLSKTDQQQLETLCRRQDRTGQLYRGLRDLADEFAPRLRADLPDTTRRVSGYNLDQLLPENGFDVARALVGSEGSCATVLAATVELVEEPGARAVVVLGFDDAYAAADQVPRVREHPTLAVEGLTGELVDVVRERNPNSPALTLLPRGRSWLLVETGGPDSDTAARDARAIAERFADHADRVVHTDAQRMAALWKIREEGSGYSTRMTDGSQRWSGWEDAAVPPENLGSYLREFDELLQRFGYRGASYGHYGEGCIHVRIDFDLTSRPGASDYRAFLEAAADLVVAHGGSLSGEHGDGQARSELLPRMYPPEMLEAFDRFKTLFDPEGLHNPGVITRPRGVDEDLRPLVAAPRIPSRTELALHSDNGDLASATHRCVGVGKCLNPSGGVMCPSYRATRDEKHSTRGRAHLLFEMLSGKTVGGGWRSEQTREALDLCLSCKGCKTDCPVGVDMATYKAEFLHRHYRHRPRPAAHYSMGFLPLWLAAARWAPELFNRLSRGRAAPALKRLGGIAPERDLPLLARRDLLESCSDRRSSRPPEGPGNPVLLFPDTFTNHFEPDIGLDAIAVLESSDHEVRLPDTTVCCGLTWYSTGQLGTARRTLRRTARKLRPWLREEAPVVGLEPSCTAFLRNDALELAPDDPDVRSLAAATRTFAEQVDQHAPDRRSSPQPSREQSGEMLVQMHCHQYAELGFDADRSALESAGLAPRVLDAGCCGLAGNFGFERGHYEVSMACAEDALLPEIRSAPDGTEVLADGFSCRTQLRHAAAAEPLHLATAVARQLGVSRRNSP; encoded by the coding sequence ATGAACGAAACGATCCACACAGCCGCGCGGACACCCGAATTCGCACAACCGCTGCGCAACTCCCTGACGGGGCAAGCGCGATTCGACCCGGGCACACGCGCGCTGTATGCCACCGACGCCTCGAACTACCGGCGGGTTCCCCGCGGGGTGGTTTTCCCGCGCGACGACAGCGACGTGGCGGCCACTCTCGCGGTCGCACGTGAGTACGGACTGCCGATCACCTCCCGCGGATCGGGCACGAGCGTGGCGGGCAACGCCATGGGCGACGGTCTGGTCCTGGACTTTTCCAAGCACATGAACCGGATCGAACACCTCGACCCCGCACGGCGACTGGCCCGTGTGCAACCGGGGGTCGTGCTCGACACCCTGCGCGCAACGGCAGCGCAGCACGGACTCACCTTCGGCCCCGACCCCTCCACGCACAGCCGGTGCACCCTCGGCGGGATGATCGGCAACAACTCGTGCGGCACGCACTCGGTGGCCTGGGGAAAAACGGTCGACAACGTGCGCGAGCTGGACGTGTTGCTCTCGGACGGAACACGGTTGACGCTGTCGAAGACCGACCAGCAACAGCTGGAGACGTTGTGTCGCCGCCAGGACCGCACCGGGCAGCTCTACCGGGGGCTGCGCGACCTCGCTGACGAATTCGCCCCCCGGCTGCGCGCCGACCTGCCCGACACCACCAGACGGGTCTCCGGGTACAACCTGGACCAACTGCTTCCGGAGAACGGGTTCGACGTCGCTCGCGCACTGGTCGGTTCGGAGGGCAGCTGCGCCACCGTCCTGGCGGCCACGGTGGAACTGGTGGAGGAACCGGGCGCCCGTGCCGTGGTCGTTCTCGGGTTCGACGACGCCTATGCCGCCGCCGACCAGGTTCCCCGGGTCCGGGAGCACCCCACCCTGGCAGTGGAAGGTCTCACCGGGGAGTTGGTCGACGTCGTCCGGGAACGCAACCCGAACTCCCCCGCCCTCACGCTGCTGCCCCGCGGTCGGAGCTGGCTGCTCGTGGAAACCGGCGGCCCCGACTCCGACACGGCGGCGCGGGACGCCCGCGCGATCGCCGAGCGGTTCGCCGACCACGCCGACCGCGTCGTGCACACCGACGCACAACGGATGGCCGCGCTGTGGAAGATCCGCGAGGAGGGTTCGGGCTATTCGACACGCATGACCGACGGGTCGCAACGCTGGTCCGGCTGGGAGGACGCCGCAGTCCCCCCGGAGAACCTCGGATCCTACCTCCGCGAGTTCGACGAGCTGCTGCAACGTTTCGGCTACCGCGGTGCCAGCTACGGGCACTACGGTGAGGGCTGCATCCACGTGCGCATCGACTTCGACCTGACCTCCCGGCCCGGCGCCTCCGACTACCGGGCCTTCCTGGAAGCCGCCGCCGACCTCGTCGTCGCGCACGGTGGTTCGCTCTCCGGGGAACACGGGGACGGGCAGGCCCGCTCGGAACTGCTGCCGCGCATGTACCCGCCGGAGATGCTGGAGGCATTCGACCGGTTCAAAACCCTCTTCGACCCCGAGGGGCTGCACAACCCCGGAGTGATCACCCGCCCACGCGGCGTGGACGAGGACCTGAGGCCCCTGGTCGCGGCACCACGCATTCCGAGCAGGACCGAACTGGCGCTGCACTCCGACAATGGTGACCTCGCCTCCGCGACGCACCGGTGCGTGGGCGTGGGCAAATGCCTCAACCCCTCCGGCGGAGTGATGTGCCCGAGCTACCGGGCGACCCGGGACGAGAAGCACTCCACCCGGGGACGGGCACACCTGCTGTTCGAGATGCTGTCCGGAAAGACCGTGGGCGGGGGCTGGCGTTCCGAACAGACCCGCGAGGCACTCGACCTGTGCCTGTCCTGCAAGGGCTGCAAGACCGACTGCCCCGTGGGCGTGGACATGGCCACCTACAAGGCCGAGTTCCTGCACCGGCACTATCGTCACAGGCCGCGTCCGGCAGCGCACTACTCGATGGGATTCCTGCCACTGTGGCTGGCGGCCGCGCGGTGGGCCCCCGAGCTGTTCAACCGACTCAGCCGCGGAAGAGCGGCCCCGGCGCTGAAACGACTCGGCGGAATCGCCCCCGAAAGGGACCTGCCACTGCTGGCGCGGCGCGACCTGCTCGAATCGTGCTCGGACCGGCGATCTTCCCGCCCGCCGGAAGGACCCGGCAACCCTGTGCTGCTGTTCCCGGACACCTTCACCAACCACTTCGAACCCGACATCGGTCTGGACGCGATCGCGGTGCTGGAGTCCTCCGATCACGAGGTCCGACTGCCCGACACGACGGTGTGCTGCGGGCTGACGTGGTACTCCACCGGACAGCTCGGCACCGCGCGGCGAACGCTGCGCCGCACCGCGCGCAAGCTGCGTCCGTGGCTGCGGGAGGAGGCGCCGGTGGTGGGGCTGGAACCGAGTTGCACCGCCTTCCTGCGCAACGACGCGCTCGAACTCGCCCCCGACGACCCCGATGTGCGCTCCCTGGCCGCGGCCACCCGCACGTTCGCCGAACAGGTCGACCAGCACGCACCGGACCGGCGGTCTTCACCGCAGCCGTCACGGGAACAGTCCGGGGAGATGCTCGTGCAGATGCACTGCCACCAGTACGCCGAACTGGGCTTCGACGCCGACCGTTCCGCGCTGGAATCGGCCGGGCTGGCACCCCGAGTGCTCGACGCGGGATGCTGCGGCCTGGCAGGCAACTTCGGTTTCGAACGCGGCCACTACGAGGTCTCCATGGCCTGCGCCGAGGACGCGTTGCTGCCCGAGATCCGTTCCGCCCCGGACGGCACCGAGGTGCTCGCCGACGGGTTCAGCTGTCGCACCCAGCTGCGGCACGCCGCTGCTGCCGAACCACTGCACCTGGCGACCGCGGTCGCCAGGCAATTGGGCGTTTCCCGCCGGAACAGCCCATGA
- a CDS encoding TetR family transcriptional regulator produces MGDGQATRRRLFDAATAEFTRHGIAGARVDRIAESAQANKAQLYAYYGSKDQLFDTVFHEHLRLIVDMVPLDATDLPGYAARLYDAYLQRPEIVLLATWARLERTPTGDLLVAAAEDVARKLAAIADAQRDGLITADLEPSEVYSMVIAISMTWSPASTTYTASADEDPAVHERRRHVLAETVRRAFTQ; encoded by the coding sequence ATGGGTGATGGACAGGCAACACGACGCAGGTTGTTCGACGCGGCGACCGCCGAGTTCACTCGGCACGGGATCGCCGGCGCGCGGGTCGACCGCATCGCCGAGTCCGCACAGGCCAACAAGGCCCAGCTATATGCCTACTACGGCAGCAAGGACCAACTGTTCGACACGGTGTTCCACGAGCACCTGCGACTGATCGTGGACATGGTCCCGCTCGACGCGACCGACCTGCCCGGCTACGCAGCACGCCTCTACGACGCCTACCTCCAACGCCCCGAAATCGTGCTGCTGGCCACGTGGGCCCGGCTGGAACGCACCCCGACCGGGGACCTGCTGGTCGCCGCCGCCGAGGACGTAGCTCGCAAGCTGGCCGCGATCGCCGACGCCCAGCGCGACGGCCTGATCACCGCCGACCTCGAACCATCCGAGGTCTACTCGATGGTCATCGCGATATCGATGACCTGGTCACCAGCCAGCACCACCTACACCGCATCCGCCGACGAAGACCCCGCCGTGCACGAACGACGCCGACACGTCCTCGCCGAGACCGTGCGCCGAGCATTCACGCAGTAA
- the fabG gene encoding 3-oxoacyl-ACP reductase FabG, producing the protein MARSVLVTGGNRGIGLAIAEAFQAAGDKVAITHRGSGAPEGMLGVRCDVTDSEQVTAAFDEVEAAHGRVEVLVANAGITDDGLLLRMEEEQFQRVVEANLTGAYRVAKRASSSMLRNRRGRMIFISSTVALSGAPGQANYAASKAGLIGFARSLARELGSRSITSNVVTPGFVTTDMTGELPEQRKQEILAQVPLARFAEPDEVADTVRWLASESAGYVTGAVIPVDGGVGMGH; encoded by the coding sequence GTGGCACGGTCCGTACTGGTCACCGGGGGGAATCGTGGTATCGGATTGGCTATAGCCGAGGCGTTCCAGGCCGCCGGGGACAAAGTGGCGATCACCCACCGTGGGTCCGGCGCTCCGGAGGGGATGCTGGGGGTGCGCTGCGATGTGACCGACTCGGAGCAGGTGACCGCCGCTTTCGACGAGGTCGAGGCGGCGCACGGCCGGGTCGAGGTGCTCGTGGCCAACGCGGGGATCACCGATGACGGGCTGCTGCTGCGCATGGAGGAGGAGCAGTTTCAACGGGTCGTTGAGGCCAACCTGACCGGGGCGTACCGGGTCGCCAAGCGCGCGTCGAGCAGTATGCTGCGCAACAGGAGGGGACGCATGATCTTCATCTCCTCCACCGTGGCGCTTTCCGGTGCTCCGGGACAGGCCAACTATGCCGCGAGCAAGGCAGGGCTGATCGGTTTCGCCCGTTCGCTGGCACGGGAGCTCGGTTCGCGCAGCATCACGTCCAATGTGGTCACTCCCGGGTTCGTTACCACGGACATGACCGGCGAGCTGCCCGAGCAGCGCAAGCAGGAGATTCTCGCGCAGGTGCCGTTGGCCCGCTTCGCCGAACCGGACGAGGTGGCCGACACGGTGCGGTGGTTGGCCTCGGAGAGCGCGGGCTATGTCACCGGAGCCGTCATCCCGGTCGACGGCGGTGTCGGCATGGGGCACTGA